From a region of the Sesamum indicum cultivar Zhongzhi No. 13 linkage group LG3, S_indicum_v1.0, whole genome shotgun sequence genome:
- the LOC105158616 gene encoding histone-lysine N-methyltransferase family member SUVH9 (The sequence of the model RefSeq protein was modified relative to this genomic sequence to represent the inferred CDS: added 34 bases not found in genome assembly), giving the protein MGSNSVVPFQDLNLYPEPPTGPAPAPVIIPKIEPKSEPLDEPLPTPQSLHFSTPSPAPATAPACSPSSSEADVYSEYYRISEMFRSAFAQRLQKHGDVAILPDSDLNSRAIVPVPNPETQVSDIVITPRSGRKYLTRSSELVRVTDLKPDDQRYFRDLIRKTRMLFDSLRVFATAEDEKRKDLMVSHRKTRGDLKASAFMRHSGLWLNRDKRIVGDIPGVSIGDVFFFRMELCVVGLHGQPQAGIDYVPASQSSNGEPIATSIIVSGGYEDDEDAGDVIVYTGHGGQDKHNKQVVHQKLECGNLALERSMNYGVEVRVIRGFKYDGSISGKVYVYDGLYRIIETWFDVGKSGFGVFKFKLVRIENQVEMGSSVMRFAQSLRIKPLEVRPKGYVTLDLSRKKENFPVFFYNDIDGDHDPIFYEYLMTTVFPPYVYNSGSNNGCECIGGCLDDCFCAMKNGGEFAYDMNGILVRGKPLIFECGPHCRCPPMCRNRVTQKGVRNRFEVFRSRETGWGVRSLDLIQAGSFICEYAGVVLTREQAQIFTMNGDSLIYPSRFAQRWKEWGDLSQIFSDYVCPAYPSIPPLDYAMDVSRMRNLACYMSHSSSPNVFVQLVLYDHNNVCFPHLMLFAMENIPPLRELSLDYGVADEWTGKLAICS; this is encoded by the exons ATGGGTTCTAATTCTGTGGTACCATTTCAAGACCTGAACCTATATCCCGAACCCCCCACCGGCCCGGCACCCGCCCCCGTTATCATCCCCAAAATTGAACCAAAATCTGAACCCTTAGATGAACCACTACCAACCCCACAATCACTCCATTTCTCCACCCCCTCCCCGGCCCCCGCCACCGCCCCTGCTTGCAGCCCTTCTTCCTCGGAGGCTGACGTATACTCTGAATACTATCGCATTTCCGAGATGTTTCGCTCCGCCTTCGCTCAGCGCCTCCAAAAGCACGGAGATGTTGCTATTCTGCCCGATTCTGACCTCAATTCACGCGCCATAGTCCCAGTGCCGAACCCAGAAACCCAGGTTTCGGACATCGTCATCACGCCGCGTAGCGGCCGGAAGTACCTAACGCGCTCTTCGGAGCTGGTTCGGGTCACGGATCTCAAACCCGACGACCAGCGTTACTTCCGGGACTTAATTCGCAAAACCCGGATGCTGTTTGACTCGCTGCGAGTGTTTGCCACCGCGGAGGATGAAAAGCGCAAAGATTTGATGGTTTCTCACCGGAAAACGAGAGGCGACTTGAAGGCTTCCGCGTTCATGAGACATAGCGGTTTGTGGTTGAATCGTGATAAAAGAATCGTTGGAGATATCCCGGGAGTTTCGATTGGGGATGTGTTCTTTTTCAGGATGGAATTATGTGTTGTGGGATTGCACGGGCAGCCCCAGGCTGGGATTGATTACGTTCCAGCCAGCCAAAGCTCTAACGGGGAGCCGATTGCCACTAGCATTATCGTTTCTGGAGGTTATGAAGATGACGAGGATGCCGGGGATGTGATAGTTTACACGGGACATGGTGGACAGGATAAACACAATAAGCAGGTTGTGCATCAGAAATTGGAATGTGGAAATTTGGCTCTTGAGAGGAGTATGAACTATGGCGTTGAGGTAAGGGTGATTCGTGGTTTTAAATATGATGGTAGTATCAGTGGTAAAGTGTATGTTTATGATGGATTGTATAGAATAATCGAGACTTGGTTCGATGTGGGGAAGTCAGGATTCGGGGTTTTTAAGTTCAAACTTGTTAGGATTGAGAATCAGGTGGAAATGGGGAGTAGTGTGATGAGGTTTGCACAGAGTTTAAGGATAAAGCCGTTAGAAGTTCGGCCTAAAGGTTATGTTACGCTTGATTTGTCAAGGAAAAAGGAGAACTTTCCAGTGTTTTTCTACAATGATATTGATGGAGATCACGAtcctattttttatgaataccTTATGACAACTGTTTTTCCTCCTTATGTGTATAATTCTGGGAGTAACAATGGATGTGAGTGCATTGGGGGATGTTTGGATGATTGCTTTTGCGCAATGAAAAATGGGGGTGAATTTGCTTATGACATGAATGGAATTCTTGTGAGAGGGAAAccattaatttttgaatgtgGGCCCCATTGCCGTTGTCCTCCCATGTGTCGAAATCGTGTGACCCAAAAGGGGGTTAGGAATCGGTTTGAAGTGTTTAGGTCGAGGGAGACTGGTTGGGGAGTGAGGTCACTGGACTTGATCCAGGCTGGCTCTTTTATTTGTGAATATGCTGGAGTTGTTCTTACACGCGAGCAAGCCCAGATATTCACAATGAATGGTGATAGTTTAATTTACCCGAGTCG TCTCAAATATTCTCCGACTATGTCTGCCCAGCATATCCATCTATCCCTCCTTTGGATTATGCCATGGATGTATCAAGAATGAGGAATCTAGCTTGCTACATGAGCCACAGTTCAAGCCCAAATGTTTTTGTGCAGCTTGTGTTGTATGATCACAATAATGTATGTTTTCCACATCTCATGCTGTTTGCTATGGAGAACATCCCTCCCTTGAGAGAGCTTAGCCTAGACTATGGGGTGGCGGATGAATGGACTGGAAAACTTGCCATCTGTAGTTAG
- the LOC110011753 gene encoding uncharacterized protein LOC110011753 produces MERLRAIADAHYRASPPAVKALAYDFFRALDADGDGKVSLVEFLEFMKLEGYTRLCSPHFFRDLDRDGNGTLDFWEVLTLYYIIKSGRPLCDCCGILIPGTFFSCVECFDGPGGSYSLCIYCYRSNKSSHGHGGRQQFLDTYTLLETKKRFASGRQRGERPAEPRTWETINPTVAGQDTHFHNNGSQPPSWSTTPTPPAAVPAARINKWKAALTALEIALSVGSISTTLCTIL; encoded by the exons ATGGAACGACTACGTGCAATAGCCGATGCTCATTACCGCGCAAGCCCTCCAGCGGTGAAGGCCCTGGCGTACGACTTCTTCAGAGCCCTGGACGCCGATGGAGATGGCAAAGTGAGCCTCGTAGAATTCTTGGAGTTCATGAAACTCGAGGGCTACACGCGGCTGTGCAGCCCGCATTTCTTCAGGGATCTCGACAGGGACGGAAATGGCACTCTGGATTTCTGGGAAGTTCTCACACTTTACTATATCATCAAGAGTGGGAGGCCACTGTGTGATTGCTGTGGAATTCTGATACCTGGAACGTTTTTCTCGTGCGTCGAGTGCTTCGATGGCCCTGGAGGGTCTTACTCTTTGTGCATCTATTGTTATAGATCTAACAAGAGTTCTCACGGCCATGGTGGCCGTCAACAGTTCTTGGATACCTACACTTTGCTGGAAACCAAGAAACGGTTTGCATCCGGGAGACAAAGAGGAGAACGTCCGGCTGAG CCAAGAACATGGGAGACCATAAATCCAACAGTAGCTGGACAAGACACTCATTTTCACAACAATGGATCACAGCCACCAAGCTGGAGCACAACCCCGACGCCGCCTGCCGCCGTTCCTGCAGCGAGAATT AATAAATGGAAAGCAGCACTGACGGCACTGGAGATAGCACTCAGCGTTGGGAGCATTTCAACCACTCTATGTACAATCCTATGA
- the LOC105158719 gene encoding uncharacterized protein LOC105158719, translating into MVGVNAAARKGWWCPSRESAGALDYALSHALVENDTLVLLHVETPNPWKNPFGALFKNPMSPGSTRGSSGGSYSLSLAAAEGAGGGEVDFLDGMKRTCMARQPKVKVVAEKVEMTDGKDKASAIVAHSAASKVDLLIIGQRKTLSNAILGPRKVLSLKGFDTADYVVENSKCTCVAVQKKGQKAGYLLNSKTHKNFWLLA; encoded by the exons ATGGTAGGTGTGAACGCGGCGGCGCGCAAGGGATGGTGGTGCCCCAGCCGCGAATCGGCCGGTGCACTTGACTACGCTCTCTCCCATGCACTCGTCGAAAACGACACCTTGGTTCTACTCCACGTCGAGACTCCAAACCCGTGGAAGAACCCGTTCGGTGCACTGTTCAAGAACCCAATGTCTCCAGGAAGCACCCGAGGCAGCAGCGGCGGATCTTACTCCTTGTCGTTGGCGGCGGCGGAGGGCGCCGGGGGAGGAGAAGTGGATTTTCTCGATGGGATGAAGCGAACGTGCATGGCTAGGCAGCCGAAGGTGAAGGTGGTGGCGGAGAAGGTGGAGATGACGGACGGAAAGGACAAGGCCTCTGCGATTGTTGCCCACAGCGCAGCCTCTAAAGTTGATCTTCTGATTATTGGGCAACGGAAGACTCTTTCTAATGCAATATTAGG GCCTAGAAAAGTGTTATCGCTTAAAGGATTTGATACAGCAGATTATGTGGTTGAGAACAGCAAATGCACGTGTGTTGCAGTACAGAAAAAGGGGCAAAAGGCAGGATATCTTCTCAACAGTAAAACGCATAAAAACTTCTGGCTCTTGGCGTAG
- the LOC105158617 gene encoding major allergen Pru ar 1-like — MAVIKYPQEIKVGVSPKRMFKAMVTESYTILPKIMPVAIKSIELLHGDGGAGTIRQTNFPDGAPFPYVKHRIDALDTENYVSKYTLIEGAVLGDKLESVYYEAKFEDSGDGGCIVKITSEYHTKGDAEIKEEDIKAGKDQATAFYTIAEEYLLAHPHVCA, encoded by the exons ATGGCAGTAATCAAATACCCCCAAGAAATCAAGGTTGGGGTCTCGCCCAAGCGGATGTTCAAAGCCATGGTCACTGAATCCTACACCATCCTGCCCAAAATTATGCCCGTCGCCATCAAGAGCATTGAGCTGCTCCATGGAGATGGTGGCGCCGGAACCATTAGGCAGACCAACTTCCCTGACG GTGCTCCATTCCCATATGTCAAACATAGGATCGATGCACTCGACACTGAGAACTACGTGAGCAAGTACACTTTGATCGAAGGGGCCGTGCTGGGGGACAAGCTCGAATCAGTCTACTATGAGGCTAAGTTCGAGGATTCAGGTGACGGAGGATGCATTGTCAAAATAACAAGCGAGTACCACACAAAGGGTGATGCTGAGATCAAGGAGGAGGACATCAAGGCGGGCAAAGATCAAGCCACCGCATTTTATACCATTGCTGAAGAATACCTTCTTGCTCATCCCCACGTTTGCGCATAA